One genomic region from Haloprofundus salinisoli encodes:
- a CDS encoding DNA polymerase Y family protein → MSGETLPGARGDAEERIVFHVDMDCFYASCERLKEPELEGEPVVVGMGYEPGEGHGAVATASYEAREHGVDSAQPITQALDALPRAAGAELDDDGTPADPEIPAVGYYRPVDMEFYKEVSAQVKEILHDCADVVREVSIDEAYLDVTERTAWQTVGGEDEGGCERTLAEGYARHVKQRIDREVGVTASVGVGPNMSVAKVASDYDKPNGLVVVRPEEVRSFLDPLDIEEVHGVGPVTARELREMGIETAGDLAAADPRPLGEKFGERGRDLHRRARGDDDRAVTPTGLPKSLSRESAFTKPTSDSEAMREKVRALAADVAERAQSRGALYRTIGIKVVQPPFEVNTRAKSLPGPVDDPELVESVALELLTEFDDARVRKLGVRVSNLDFAESDQTSLDGWETTDADAAEELAASSTPTDSAMNDAAADRIEPTLSDWAEDRVRSTRREDADGVENRPESTDGQASLTEFE, encoded by the coding sequence ATGAGCGGCGAGACGCTTCCCGGCGCGAGAGGAGACGCCGAGGAGCGTATCGTGTTCCACGTCGACATGGACTGCTTCTACGCGTCCTGCGAGCGCCTCAAAGAACCCGAGCTCGAGGGAGAGCCCGTCGTCGTCGGCATGGGGTACGAACCCGGCGAGGGTCACGGTGCCGTCGCCACCGCGAGTTACGAGGCCCGCGAACACGGCGTCGACAGCGCCCAACCCATCACGCAGGCGCTCGACGCGCTCCCTCGCGCCGCCGGCGCCGAGTTGGACGACGACGGCACCCCCGCGGACCCCGAGATTCCGGCGGTCGGCTACTACCGCCCCGTCGACATGGAGTTCTACAAGGAGGTGAGCGCGCAGGTCAAAGAGATTCTCCACGACTGCGCCGACGTGGTTCGGGAGGTGAGCATCGACGAGGCGTACCTCGACGTGACCGAGCGGACCGCCTGGCAGACGGTGGGCGGGGAGGACGAGGGCGGATGCGAGCGAACTCTCGCGGAGGGGTACGCTCGCCACGTCAAGCAGCGAATCGACCGCGAAGTCGGCGTCACCGCCAGCGTCGGCGTCGGCCCGAACATGAGCGTCGCCAAAGTCGCCAGCGACTACGACAAGCCGAACGGCCTCGTCGTCGTCCGACCCGAGGAGGTCCGGTCGTTTCTCGACCCGCTGGACATCGAGGAGGTCCACGGCGTCGGCCCCGTCACCGCCCGCGAACTCCGCGAGATGGGCATCGAGACGGCGGGCGACCTCGCGGCGGCGGACCCGCGACCCCTGGGGGAGAAGTTCGGCGAACGGGGGCGGGACCTGCACCGCCGCGCCCGCGGCGACGACGACAGGGCGGTGACGCCGACGGGGCTGCCGAAGAGCCTCTCGCGGGAGTCGGCGTTCACGAAACCCACCTCCGACAGCGAGGCGATGCGCGAGAAAGTGCGGGCGCTCGCGGCGGACGTCGCAGAGCGCGCGCAGAGTCGCGGCGCGCTCTACCGAACCATCGGCATCAAAGTCGTTCAGCCGCCGTTCGAGGTGAACACCCGAGCGAAGTCGCTCCCGGGACCGGTCGACGATCCCGAACTCGTCGAGTCGGTGGCGCTGGAGTTGCTGACGGAGTTCGACGACGCTCGGGTCCGGAAACTAGGCGTCCGCGTCTCCAACCTCGACTTCGCCGAGAGCGACCAGACCAGCCTCGACGGGTGGGAGACGACGGACGCCGACGCAGCCGAGGAACTGGCCGCGTCGTCGACGCCGACCGACTCCGCGATGAACGACGCTGCGGCGGACCGGATAGAACCGACGCTGAGCGATTGGGCGGAGGACCGCGTCCGTTCGACCCGCCGCGAAGACGCCGACGGTGTCGAGAACCGGCCGGAGTCGACGGACGGACAAGCGTC